TGCAGATCTGATCTCACCTGCAAATCCGAACATCTCAGCTACAGGCACTCTGGCCTCAATAATTGCCAGGTCTCCTTCCGTGGTCATATTAAGAATAACTCCACGGCGGCCCTGCAGTTCCTTTGTTGCACCACCCATTAAAAGCTGGGGCACCTGGACAAAGACTTTCTGGTAAGGCTCGAGCAGGGTGTCGTCAGCCATAAGCATACCTGCCTGGATTGCCTGCCTTGCAGCAGGAATAATCTGAGCCGGACCTCTGTGGATTGCATCTTCGTGAAGCTTGGCATCTACGAGCACGCATTTTACATTAGCTACTGGCTCCCTTGTGAGCGGGCCTGCACGCATAACTTCTTCAAATCCGTCAAGCACGAGTTCCATTGTCTCATTCAGGTACTGGATACCTTTGGTCATATCAATGAAGATATTGGAATTGAAGATCCCAACAATGCCTTTTGCCTCTTCTTTGTCCATTCCGAGGTCAATGAGCTTCTGCCTGCGTTCAAGTTCGGGCATACTCATGGTAACGTCGCCGGCTTTGATAGCATTGACAATCTCAAGGTCAAGAGGCTCAACATAGATATAGAACCTGTTGTGCCTGTTCGGAGATTTTCCTTCTACAGGTTCGATCTTCTTCTTAATGGTTTCCCTGTAAACGACAATTGGCTTGCTCGTGGTGATTTCCACGTTCTTATCCCTTTCGATCCTGTGGGCAATAACCTCAAGGTGAAGTTCTCCCATACCTGCCATAAGGTGTTCCCCGGTTTCCTCGTCAAGAGTGATCTGAAGGGTCGGATCTTCCTTTGCAACCTGTCTGAGTACCTCAATCAGTTTGGGCAGGTCCTTGGTGTGCTTGGCTTCCACAGCTACGGTCACCACAGGCTCGCTTACGTGTCTTATGCTCTCGAAAGGTGTCATGTCTTCAAGGGTTGTTACGGTGGAACCCACGATTGCTTCTTTAAGACCGGTAACTGCAGCAATATTTCCTGCAGGAATTTTGTCCACCTCAAGCCTTTCGGGACCCATGAAGATACCTACCTGCTGGACCCTGCTCTTCTTTGCACTGCCTGAGGTGTAGACTTCCATGCCGCGGCTAAGTGAGCCGCTGAATAACCTTCCAGTTGCAACCTCACCTGCATGAGGATCAACGGAAATGTCAGTCACCATGAACGCGAGATCTCCGTCTGCATTTGCGTGGATCATAGACTGTCCGATCTCAGATTTCGCATCCCCATGCCATATAATAGGTACCCTTCCCTTCTGGGCGTCAATTGGGTTTGGTAGGAAGTGAATGACCATATCAAGCACAGCTTCGTGCAGCGGGCACTTCTCGGCCAGGGACTTCATGTCTCCGGCTTTACAGTAGTCGAATACTTCCTTAAAGGAGATCCCTGTCTTCTTCATCATAGGCACACTGATTGCCCAGTTGTAAAGCGCGGACCCGAAAGCAACAGTTCCGACTGCAGCATCAACTTTCCAGCCTGCCTTGAACTTTTCAGGGTTCATGTTTTTAATGAGCTTGTTCACGTGATCAATGACCTTTCCAAGACGGACCTGCATTTCCTGAGCATCGACCTGCAGCTCATTGATTAGCCTGTCTACTTTATTAACGAAAAGTACGGGTTTGACGTGTTCCCTGAGAGCCTGTCTCAATACGGTCTCAGTCTGGGGCATTGTACCTTCGACTGCATCCACGACCACGACTGCGCCATCCACGGCTCTCATGGCACGGGTAACGTCCCCACCAAAGTCAACGTGTCCTGGGGTATCGATCAGGTTAATCAGGTAATCTTGATTATCAAAATTGTGAACCATTGAGACGTTAGAGGCGTCGATTGTGATACCTCTTGCCTGTTCTTCTTCATCGGAGTCCATGAACAACTGTCTGCCTGCAAGTTCCCTTGAAATCATGCCGGCGCCGGCTAACAGGTTGTCCGATAATGTAGTTTTTCCATGGTCAATGTGCGCAACGATCCCGATATTTCTAATTTTTGTCGGTTCATTCATGAGCGTCGTTACGCGCTCGACCATCTTCTTTCTTCGTCCCATGCTAATACCTTTCTAATCAAATATAATCTAATCAAATGTAATCTGTTATATAATCAATTTTTAAATCGGGCAACCCACATAAGCAATTAGCGTGCTGCCTTTGCAACTCTTTCCTTTGCATCTTTTCTGTTGATAGAGAAGGATTTCGTATCATGATTTGCAGCGCCTATCAATTCCGTTGCTAGACATTCTGCAACCGAACGCTTGGATTTAAAGGCTGCATTATTGGTTCCCATACTGATATAGCGCAGAGCTGTATCCACACGCCTTTGGGGCGCAGTGTCTACTGCTTTTGGCACGGAGATTCCACCATACTTCAGCCTCACTACCTCTTCCCTTGGGCCTGCGTTGGCGATGGCGTCCACAAGTACCTGGATAGGGTTCTGCTGAGTCTTCCTGTTCACGATATCAAAAGCTTCTTCAACTACGCGAAGAGTCCTCTGCTTCTTTCCAGTGTTTGCTTCGTTCCTCATCAGGTTGTTTGCTAGACGCTCCACAATGGAAATCTCGGATTTGTTAAACTGCTGCCTTGCATGCTTTCCGCTGCTGTGTGGAACAATAACAGGGGTAATATTGACATAACGCTTAATTCCGAGGTCTCTGACTTCAACTTCAGTCGGGTCCCATTTACCGAATATTTTGTACAAGAATAATCATCTCCTGGGTTTTTCCATTCTGCCGATGACCAGCTCGTTCAGGGACACGTTGTTTACGGCAATCACTTTGAAGCGTACACCTGGAATATCACCCATAGCACCACCCATGCGGCCTCCAATCCTTTCTACGGTCACTTCATCGTGTTCATCGATGAAATTCACTGCGCCGTCCCCTGGACAGAAAGCAGTTACCTGACGCCCATTTTTGATGAGCTGGATTCTTACGCATTTGCGGATAGCTGAGTTTGGCTGCTTGGCTTCAACTCCTACTTTCTCTAATACAATACCCCGACCCTGCGGTGCACCACCTAATGGATCGGCTTTTACGTTCAGCCCAAGCACACGCCTGCCGTAGTTTGTATCTTTCCAGCGGGCATCCTTCCTGGTCTGTTTGAGGATATTAGCTGCATATTTTCCTTTAGCCATTGTTAATTTCTCCAAGTTAAAAATTGATCTCAGTTTTCTAGAAGCATATTTGATGCCAGATAGTCTTTCAACGCCGGATTAATGGATCAACGTAAATTATGATAGATTACTGCAAGATCACATCTTCTATGTTATGATGGCGACGGGCAAGCATCTTAACTTTTTCAATGTTCTTCCCGTTGCGGCCTATGGCAAGACCCTTCTCTTTATTGGGTACCTCTACATAAGCTAAACGCTTGCCATTTTTGTTTGTAATGTTTACCGAACTCACGGACACTGGTCCGAAGGCGTTCTTCAAGAAGGTTACCGGGTCATCTGAATATTCCACAAGTTCTATGGGTTTATCCAAGGCTTTTTTAACGCGGTTTATATTCTCTCCATTTTTGCCTATAGCAAGCCCCATATCACCCTGTTTTACGACATAAACGAGCCTTTCCTCTTCAGGGATACAGTCGAGAATCTTGGCTCGTGTCATATTTTCAAATAACGCAATGTACTGGATGCTTTCTGCAGTAAGTCTTATTTCACCCAAAACGTTGCCAACTCCTTCTATCAAACTGTAGCTGCCAGGATATCGGATTCTCCTACGTCGAGAATTGCCATGGCTGCAATAGTAAAAGGCTTGCCACATACGGGGCCGAGTTCTACACTTGTGCCTTCATACTCCAGAACAGGGACATTTGTTGCCTGAACTTTCTGTTTAATGTCTTCCGGGCAGTTTGATGCCAGAATTACCATCTTTGCTGTGCCTTCTGCAGCTGCATCTATGGTTCGGTTGGCTCCAATAATTACTTTTCCTGTTTTCACTGCCTTGATAAGAGATTTATCAACATTGATCTTCATTTTCATCAACTCTGTCTCAAATGAGCTCGTCTACTCGACCTCTTTCTTAATAAAGATTTTCCAAGCTCGGTCAATATATGGTACTCTAAATACCTGATGCTTTATATTTATTTTCTGGTTAAGAGCCTCGCGGACCCAAGCTTTTGCAGCAGGATTCTTTGAGCCTTATAAAGGTAATGTATACCTGATCTGAACTGGTTTTCTATCAGGCTACACGTTTAAATAATTATAGGTTGAGTCTCAGGTTCTGGCCTGAAACTTCACCTTTCCTCAGCTTCAATTTCCTCTCTTCTTCGGCTTATCAGGTGTACGTCCCCGGTACCCATACGGATGGGTTGACCGACAATAATATTTTCCGTAACACCCTGAAGCTGGTCCACGTCCCCGCGCATCCCTGCATCCAGCAGGTGATTTACCGTAACTTCAAAAGCTGCACGGGCAAATACACTTGCCTTCTCACCTGAGATTCCGTGCCTTCCGATCTGCTTTACTTCTCCGTCGCAGGTCATGAGGTCAGCCACAAGCATAATGTGACGAATATCCACAGTAAGACCCTGTTCACGCAGGGTATCGGTTGCTTCCTTAATAATCGCATTTCTTGCAGCTTCTATTCCAAGCACTTCATAGATTTCATTAATATTATTCGTGCTCGTCCTTGTTTTATCTACACCTTCAAACTGAAGAACTTCACGCAGGGCCGAGCCTTCGGTATAGAGGGTATATTCTTCCCCTTCTTTACGGACCACTACCCGCTTGATTCCTTCAATGCCTTTCAGGGTGACGTTGTGGATGCTCTTTGCAAGCTGGAGAAGTTCCCTGTAAGAAGGCTCTCCCGGGGCAATGATAATCTGGTTGTCTATATCCGGGGAGATGGTAACCATCACGTTCAGTTCATCGTTGAACTTTTCCTTTACCTGGTCTATAGTAATGTTCCTGCTTTCCATTGCTTTTTCATGCAGGTCTATTATCAGCTGCATCTGGGAAAGGTCGGTTGTCACATCAGCAATGTGATCTATCTTGGTCGCTTCAATTTCCCAGGCAAGAGCTCTTGTTTTCTCCCTGTCGTAAGCATAGTCTTCTGGATGTTCTTTGGAAAGGGCAATTGTCATCATAGGAGTACTCGGGATTTTCCTTGCGTCCACGATTTCGATAAGACGGGGCAGACCGAGAGTAACGTTAATCTCGGCAACACCAGCATAGTGGAAGGTACGCATCGTCATCTGGGTGCCCGGCTCTCCTATAGACTGGGCTGCAACCACACCGGCAGCATCACAGGGCTCAATGCATGAGGCCTGATACTCTTCCATCAACTTTTCTATAATCTCTTCCATTTCCTTCCTGCTTACTCCGGCTTTAATGGCATCTTCCCTAAGCGTATTAAGGACATTTGAAGGAAGAGGCAGATCTTTTATCATGTTATCGATTGTAGCTTCACTGATACTCATCAGGCCACCTCCTTGTTTACTACCGAGTTGACAATCCTGTGGACTGTATCGGGTTTGCTGAAATCGCTTTTCGTGGGGTTAATCCCGTCTTCTCCGAATTTGAACTGTACGAGTACGCCTCTTGTATCCCTTACTGTAAGGTCATATTGAACTTCCAGATCCTGAAGAGCGTTGACAAGCCTTCTCTGCAGGTACCCTGACTGTGATGTTCTGACCGCAGTGTCTACAAGTCCTTCCCTACCACCAATTGCGTGGAAGAAGTATTCAGTAGGGTTGAGCCCGCTCTTGTAGCTTGCCTTCACGAACCCATGAGCGTCTGAACCAAGGTCTCCCTTTCCGAAATGGGGCAGTGTCCTGTCTGCATATCCTCTGCGGATACGTTCACCACGCACGGCCTGCTGCCCAACACAGGCTGCCATCTGGGTAAGGTTCAGGATGGAACCTCTGGCCCCTGAACGAGCCATAATAACAGCAGGGTTTTCAAGTCCCATGTGACTGTCTGCTATGTTACCGGTCTCGTCCCTGGCCTTTCCGAGCTTCTGCATGATGCTCATTTCAATCGTTTCATCAAGGGTTCTTCCTGGAAGGGGTTCAAGTTCCTTGTTCTGGTAAGATTTAATGAGATTCTGCACGGCATCCTCAGCTTTGTCGAGAACTTCATTGATCTGGATCCTCGCTTCTCTCGGAATGTCTTCATCAGCCACTCCGAAACTCAAGCCTGTCCGCATGAGAGCTCGAATTGCAAGCTTTGTCATGTCATCCACAAAGCGGGCTCCGGCTTCAGGGCCTATCTCCTTGATAATGCGGTCCAGGACCTTTCCTTTAAATGCTCCGATAGCTGCCTCATCTATTGTGCCAGTAACGAGTTTCCCGTCCCGGATTACCACATAGGCATCGTTCTGACATTCTTCCTTTTTACAGGTGTCACAGTGTAAGCAGACCTGAGCTGTAAACTTCAAATTCAGGTTTTCGGGCAGGATCTGGCTGAAGATCTGCTTTCCTGTCCAGTAGGGTTCTCCATCAGGATCATACCCTGCAGGCTCTGTCAGATTTCGGGCATTGCTCTTCCGGAGAAGATCGTAAGCGTCATGCTTGGAAATGTGGTTTTCAAAGCGTGTCAGCAGGAAAAGCCCTGAAATATGGTCGTGAATTCCGCCTATAATGGGACCTCCGAAACGCGGGGAGAGAATATTTTCCTGAACCTGCATGAGAATCTTTGCCTCAGCTCTGGACTCTTCAGTCTGTAAGGCGTGCATGTTCATTTCATCCCCATCAAAGTCAGCGTTATACGGAGGACATACTGCAGGGTTCAGCCTGAATGTTTTATCCGGGAGCACCTTTACAGAATGGGCCATAATGCTCATCTTGTGCAGAGAGGGCTGCCTGTTAAAGAGAACGGTATCTCCATCCTTCAACTGTCGTTCAACTACCCATCCAAACTCCAGTTTTTCGGCAAGGTCTTCTTTATTCATATTGGTGACTTTTATACGCCTGCCGTCAGAACGCAGCACATAATTTGCTCCGGGGTGTATATCCTCACCATTGCGCACGTAAATCTTGAGCTGCTCTATGTTCCTTGGTGTTACCATAACGGGCAGTGTCAGGGTACGCGCAATGGGCATAGGAACCCCTACCTCATTAATGCTCAGGTTGGGGCCAGGAGAGATTACGGTACGGGCGGAGAAATTAACACGTTTACCTGACAGACTTCCTCTGAAACGTCCTTCCTTACCCTTCAAACGTTGGGAGAGGGTTTTTAAAGGTCTGCCTGACCTGTGTCTTGCCGGAGGTATCCCTGAAACGGAATTGTCAAAGAAAGTTGTAACGTGATACTGAAGGAGTTCCCAGAGATCCTCAATAATGAGTTGAGGGGCGCCTGCTTCCCTGTTTTCCTGGAAACGCTGGTTTATCCTGATAATGTCTACCAGCTTGTGTGTCAGGTCGTCTTCACTGCGTTGCCCGGATTCAAGGGTAATTGAAGGGCGAACCGTAACAGGAGGTACGGGCAGAACTGTAAGAATCATCCACTCAGGTCTTGCATTCATCGGGTCCATTCCGATAACCCGGATATCCTCGTCAGGAATGTTCTCGAAGCGATCCCTTATTTCAGTAGGTGTCAGCTTCTCCCCGTTCTCAAGGTATTCACTGGGTTTTTCGAATTTAATTTCGAGCTGTTCCTCATTGCAGTAAGGACAGGTCTTTACTTTGCTGGCTTCCTTATATGCCTCATTGATCAGATCATCAGGCATATGCCCGATTTCCTCAATGCCTGTAAGGTGATCCAGAAAGTGCTGTTTCTGTGCATGTTCAAGGAGAAGCCTGCTGCATTTCCTGCAGGTTGCCCTGAGGAGTTTTCGGATTACTTTGTTGAAACCTACATGGACTACTGGGGCAACAAGTTCAATGTGCCCGAAGTGCCCTGGACATTCGCCAGCTCTCCCTGAGCAGGTTCTGCAGCGAAGCCCGGGATCAATAACCCCGAGTTTCGTGTCCATAAGCCCCATGTCAATCGGGAATCCGTCATCATCATACGTATCGGCCGTGATAATTGGCGTTGCACTCATCCTACGGATTTCCTTAGGGGACATTAAGCCAAATTTAATAGAAGCAATTCTTTTCGGAATAGGAGGTATGTTTGCCATATCTACCTCACCTCATACCGCATCTTCAAGATTAAGCCTGGGTGCGACTCCCAGTGATTTTATTTCGTCAAGCAGCAGTTTGAATGCGTAGCTCATTTCCACAGGATATATATCCGTGTCAGCCCCGCAGGCTGAACAGAATGAAACATTCCGCTGCTTGTCATACGTTGCAATCATTCCACAGTGAGAGCAGACAAGTTCCACAACTTTATCCGATTCGTCAAGCAGCCTCTCTTTCAACGACATGGCAGCTCCGTGCCCTACCAGCACATCACGCTCCATTTCTCCGAATCTGAGACCACCTTCTCTGGCCCGGCCTTCGGTTGGCTGGCGAGTAAGCACCTGTACAGGCCCGCGTGACCTTGCATGCATCTTGGAAGTAACCATATGGTGCAGTTTCTGATAGAGAATAACCCCCACAAAGACATCTGCCGGAATCATTTTACCTGTCGTTCCATCGTAGAAAACTTCTTTTCCAGTATGGGCAAACCCATGTCTTTTCAGGGCTTCTCTAAGGTCTTCTTCTTTTTCTCCGGAGAAAGCTGTCGCATTTACTCTCCGGCCTTCCATGGAACCTACTTTCCCGCCAATCATTTCCAGAACGTGACCCACAGTCATACGGGAGGGAATTGCATGCGGGTTAATCATCAGGTCAGGGGTTAGACCGGATTCCGTAAATGGCATATCTGCAATCGGGACTTTAAGACCTATAACACCTTTTTGCCCGTGTCTTGAGGCGAATTTATCTCCTATATCAGGAATCCTTTCGTCTCTTACCTTTACCTTTGCAAGTCTCGTTCCGTTAATGGACTCGGTTAAAATTACCGTATCAACAATTCCTTTTTCGTTGGACCGCATGGTGACAGAGCTTTCTCTCCTTTGCTCAACCGCAATCCCGAAATCTGACGGTTCTTCAAGGAATCTTGGAGGACTGGTCTTTCCGATCAGCACGTCGTTAGGTCCGACCGGGGTCTCTGGGTTTACAAGTCCATCGACATCGAGATTAGCATACGCTTCTGCGCTGCGAGCTCCACGGTATTCGGAATCGGGAATCTCGAACTTATCTTCCTGTCCGCCCGGATACCTTCTTTCTTCACCTTCAAAAGTCCTGAGGAAGTGACTTCTCCCGAGACCTCTTTCGACTGAACCTCTGTTAATAACCAGGGCGTCTTCAATATTATATCCTTCATAAGACAGGACTGCAACCACGAAGTTCTGCCCTGCGGGTCTGTCGTCAAAACCTATTGCTTCCGAGGTTCTGGTACTGGTAAGTGCCCTTTGAGGATAGTGAAGGACATGGGCACGAGTATCAGGTCTGAGTTTCTGGTTAGCAGTTGCAACCCCGATACACTGCTTGATCATGGCTGCACCCATAGTGTTACGCGGAGATGAATTGTGTTCCGGATAAGGCACCATTCCCGTAGAAATACCTAATATAAGTTCGGGATCGATCTCCATGTGCGTGTGCTTTGGGGTAATGTCGGCCTCGTAGAGCGCAATATAGGCATTTTCTTCTTCCTCGGCATCGAGATACTCTATACAGCCCTCTTTTACCAGGTCGTCAAAATTGATCTCCTTGTTTTTAATCTTCTCTATGTGATCAGGAGTTACTTTCAGAGCTCCGTTCTCCACAACTAAAAGGGGCCTTCTTGCTCTGCCCATATCAGAGTTTATAATTACTTCTCTTGTGTTATCGTTAAGAGCGACATTTACCTGTCTGGATATGAATCCCTGCCGCCTCATTTTTCTGAGCTCTTCTACAAGCTCTGCAGGGTTATCATGGGTCCCGACAAGCTCCCCGTTTATGAATACTTTTGCTTTAGTCATTTGACATCGACCCCTCAATCATCGTACATAGATCCGAGATCTTCCATATCTGAATAATCGTAGAATTCATCATCTTTATATTTGGTTTCGATTTCTGAAGGCTCTTCAAACTCTTCTACAATCTCTTCTCCGAACTCGTCAAGTAGGGTTTCCTTCAGCTTGGCAGGAAGTTCGGGTACTTTTACAACCACACGCTCGACATTCAGGTCGTAGAGTATTTTCTTCACGCTATCGGTATCTTCTATTCCTGTTGAAAGCTCAACCATTTCGGCAAAGTTTTTCACCAGTCCACAGTTCGGGCCTTCAGGAGTTTCCGAGGGACAGAGTCTTCCCCACTGGGTTGCGTGCAGGTCTCTTGCCTCGAAGTGAGGCTGGGCACGTGAAAGCGGAGATATTACACGGCGCAGGTGGGAGAGCGTTGAGATATAGTCGTTCCTATCAAGGAGCTGGGATACACCTGTTCTTCCTCCAACCCAGTTTCCGGTTGCGAGAGGGTGCTGCAGGCGGTCAGTGAGCACATCTGCCCTTACTATTGTGGCGACGTTCAGTTCCCTGTTCCTCATGTTTGCGCGCTCCAGCTGGAACTTTATGTCTCTTGCAAGTCTGTTGAAAGATACTCTAAAAAGGTCTTCCATCAGGTCACCTGCAAGTTTCAGTCTTTTGTTTGCATAATGGTCTTTGTCGTCTTCCGCACGCTTGCCAAGTGCCAGCTCAAAACAGGATTCAGCCATTCTTGCCAGGAAGTGAGCTTTGGAGACCCGGTCCCTCATATCGTTTCCAAGATGTGGGAACAGGTACCTGTCAATAACGTAATTTGCTCTTTTTATCTGGTATTCCTTGGCCTGGCCTGCAGCAACCCTTGCTCCTATTTTCTCGATTGCTTCTTCCTGGGTTTCGACTTCGGCTTCTTCCAGGTTCTCCAACATAAACTTGATAATTTCGGGATCACTTGAAACTGCATTTACGATATCTTCGTCAGTTACTACCCCAAGCGCTCTCATAAGGGTAATGAAAAATACCCGGCCTGAGATAGAAGGGAAAGAAACCTCAAGCAGGGATTTTCTTCCTCTTTCCACGATCACGAGCGCTCTGTATCCGCGTCTCTGGGAGAAAACCTTTGCAACCTCTATAGTATCGCCGTACCTCTCACCATATTCTACAAGAATCTTATTAGGAGCGAGGTCCTCAAGGGTCATAACCACCCTTTCGGTACCGCCGATAATGAAGTATCCCCCTGGGTCAAGTGGGTCTTCCCCATAGCGGATTTTTTCACTTTCGCTAAGCCCTGGAAGGTTACAGATCTTGGATTTGACCATGATCGGAAGCTGTCCTATTTTTGACTCCATTACCTCGGATTCAACCCCGTCTTTTACCACGCTCATCTCAAGATAAAGAGGGCCTGAGTACGAGAGGTTCCTGAGCCTTGCCTCGTTGGGATAAAGTTTTTCAATTGCCCCGTCAGCTTCCTTTACCACAGGATGCTCTACCCGTATCTTGCCGAGTTTCAGGTAGGTGTCCTCGATATCGGTTTCTATTATTCTTTGTTCATCTATGATCTTTTGCAGCCCGTAATCTATAAACTTATTGAATGAATCTATATGGTGCTGCACTATCTTGTCCCGTGTAAAATAAGCCTGCGACAGTATACTGGTTTCTATTACGATGATAGCACCCTCTTTGCTTTGTTATAATGAGAATCAAGAAGTTTTGATCTTCTGATCGGTATGCGGTTGTTAAATTTTTCCGTATGATGGTGCATGGAATTCAAAAAACATTCCTTAAAGAGTACATGAGATCATGCAAGCGGTCTACTCCCCTCCGCTTACTCGATCACAAGTCTGTAATACTCTGCCTCCCCCGCAGTTTGACTTTTTCTTGTGATTTTCACTACGTCTCCGACGGCAGCTCCTATTTCCTTAATAATAGGATCCTGCACTTTAATTTTCGGAAGTTGTTCCTTTTCAATTGAATACTTGCTTAAAACAGACTTTAACTCGCCCTCAGACATGATTTCATGTTTAGGGACCAACTCATGGTCGAGCAGGCTGAATTTTGTCAAATCCTTTCCTCCAAAAATAAAGTATTAAAAAAATTTGATTAAATTTTCCAGCGAATGGCCTTTCCGCCGGTATAATAAAGAGTATGGCGGGCCCGTAGGGATTTGAACCCTAGGCCGACTGGTTAAAAGCCAGTCGCTCTGCCTGACTGAGCTACGGGCCCAGTTGCTTTTTCTACTTTACTGATTTACACCTTTTTCGTGCTGTCCTGCTGCCCCGCTGCCTCAGGGAGCACCTCTCACACCGATGCAACCCTCTAATTATAGCTATTCTATAAATAGTTTCTGGTGAGATAATTTTTTCTCCCTCGATTTCTATGAATTTATGCTAAATTTCTTTCTTACTTCCAGGATTTTTCGAGATATTTTCCTGATTTTGCTGGAAATCTATATGTACGATAATTTCCATTTTTTTTAAAGTAAGGCCAAAAACTAATTTATCTCTCCATAAATGCGGGTAAACGGAGACATTTGCCCCGATTCTAAATAACGTCCCGATCTCCCGTCAGTCAACCTTTCCAAAAATAAAACCATTAGACTTATATTAATGCTTCTAAAACCTAAACAATTTTTAAAAATTTAAGTAGAATAATTAATTCTTAGTCAAATAATTAATTTCTAGCCTTGCTGCCCGAGTTCCGCAAACCTTTTGAGAAAAGGTTTGAGCGCAAACCCCTAGTAACGGCGTGGTCAAGTGGCGCAACAATTGGTGATCAACCAGCGCAATGGTTATGCTTGAGCGAAAACGATGAGAAGGCTTGGTTTTGGGTAGCATGATTCATTGGTGAGACCTTAGTGCTCTCTTTAAACATTTATCTTTGGGCCAAGCAATTCGACAAAGGCTCTTAACCAGGCAGGGTGGTTTGTCCAGGCTTGAGCTGTTACCAGATTTTTATCCGTAATTACGGGTTCAGACTGCCAATCAGCACCTGCTAGCCGGCATTCTGCAGCACATGCCGGATATGATGTTACCCGATAGCCTTCCAGAACCTTAGCGGCTGCCAGAAGTTGCAGGCCATGGCAAATGGCTGCTACAGGCTTGCCAGCCGTAAAGAAATCCTGTACGAGTTCAAGGGTATCATCATACATACGGATGTATTCAGGAGCTCTGCCACCCGGAACAACAAGACCTTCATATTCATTCGCATTTACTTTAGCAGCGGGTACATCTACTGGAATACGATTCCCGGGAAGCTCAATATAGGTATCGAGCGTAGTAAAGTCATGTACGACCAATTGCAGCATGTCACCGGCTTTTTTATTGGGTGCCGATATGTCCACCTTGTAGCCCAGCATCTGGAGTGATTGCTGAGGTACCTTAACCTCATAATCCTCAGCGCAATCCCCTGTTAAGATAAGGATTTTCTTTGACATATGTTCCCCCCTTGCAGTTTTACCAATTTCTGAACTATAAAGTTTTTTCCACAATAACCTGCTCAGTTCAAAAATCAGTGACCTAATTAAATGCAACATCATTACATGAAATGCATAATTTTACACATGGTAATGATGTAAAATGTAAGTACAATAACAATAGACTTTAACATTATTAATTTTTTCTATATATAATCTTTCTCTGCCAATTTAAGCAATTCTAACAAATAATGAGTATCCTGATACCCCACATATATCAGAAATAAGCCTGGAGGAATTGGTAATTGACCGTTTGACCATAATCAGGTTAGAAAAGTAAAGTTTTCTGGAGATCTCAAAGGCTCCTGATAAGTTTCCTGCTGCTTCTCTGCTACCGAGAACTCAATAATAAACTCAGTTCCGGAGGTCCTGTTCAATTCGAGTACTCCATCTAGCTGGTCTACCAGGATAGTTACCAGCTGTATCCCTAATGTGTCGGAATCTTCTATATTAAGGCTCTCAGGTATACCTGCTCCGTTGTCTGAAATGGTTAGAATGTAATTTTTACTTTTGTGCCCTTCATTTTTGCCTTCGATCTTATCGTTCTCGAATTTTCGATTCTCTTCCCTAGAAAGCTTAATCCGAATTTCTCCAGATTTTTTGCTT
This region of Methanosarcina flavescens genomic DNA includes:
- a CDS encoding 50S ribosomal protein L30e yields the protein MKMKINVDKSLIKAVKTGKVIIGANRTIDAAAEGTAKMVILASNCPEDIKQKVQATNVPVLEYEGTSVELGPVCGKPFTIAAMAILDVGESDILAATV
- a CDS encoding 30S ribosomal protein S7, with amino-acid sequence MYKIFGKWDPTEVEVRDLGIKRYVNITPVIVPHSSGKHARQQFNKSEISIVERLANNLMRNEANTGKKQRTLRVVEEAFDIVNRKTQQNPIQVLVDAIANAGPREEVVRLKYGGISVPKAVDTAPQRRVDTALRYISMGTNNAAFKSKRSVAECLATELIGAANHDTKSFSINRKDAKERVAKAAR
- a CDS encoding NusA-like transcription termination signal-binding factor — translated: MGEIRLTAESIQYIALFENMTRAKILDCIPEEERLVYVVKQGDMGLAIGKNGENINRVKKALDKPIELVEYSDDPVTFLKNAFGPVSVSSVNITNKNGKRLAYVEVPNKEKGLAIGRNGKNIEKVKMLARRHHNIEDVILQ
- the rpoA2 gene encoding DNA-directed RNA polymerase subunit A'' gives rise to the protein MSISEATIDNMIKDLPLPSNVLNTLREDAIKAGVSRKEMEEIIEKLMEEYQASCIEPCDAAGVVAAQSIGEPGTQMTMRTFHYAGVAEINVTLGLPRLIEIVDARKIPSTPMMTIALSKEHPEDYAYDREKTRALAWEIEATKIDHIADVTTDLSQMQLIIDLHEKAMESRNITIDQVKEKFNDELNVMVTISPDIDNQIIIAPGEPSYRELLQLAKSIHNVTLKGIEGIKRVVVRKEGEEYTLYTEGSALREVLQFEGVDKTRTSTNNINEIYEVLGIEAARNAIIKEATDTLREQGLTVDIRHIMLVADLMTCDGEVKQIGRHGISGEKASVFARAAFEVTVNHLLDAGMRGDVDQLQGVTENIIVGQPIRMGTGDVHLISRRREEIEAEER
- a CDS encoding elongation factor EF-2 — translated: MGRRKKMVERVTTLMNEPTKIRNIGIVAHIDHGKTTLSDNLLAGAGMISRELAGRQLFMDSDEEEQARGITIDASNVSMVHNFDNQDYLINLIDTPGHVDFGGDVTRAMRAVDGAVVVVDAVEGTMPQTETVLRQALREHVKPVLFVNKVDRLINELQVDAQEMQVRLGKVIDHVNKLIKNMNPEKFKAGWKVDAAVGTVAFGSALYNWAISVPMMKKTGISFKEVFDYCKAGDMKSLAEKCPLHEAVLDMVIHFLPNPIDAQKGRVPIIWHGDAKSEIGQSMIHANADGDLAFMVTDISVDPHAGEVATGRLFSGSLSRGMEVYTSGSAKKSRVQQVGIFMGPERLEVDKIPAGNIAAVTGLKEAIVGSTVTTLEDMTPFESIRHVSEPVVTVAVEAKHTKDLPKLIEVLRQVAKEDPTLQITLDEETGEHLMAGMGELHLEVIAHRIERDKNVEITTSKPIVVYRETIKKKIEPVEGKSPNRHNRFYIYVEPLDLEIVNAIKAGDVTMSMPELERRQKLIDLGMDKEEAKGIVGIFNSNIFIDMTKGIQYLNETMELVLDGFEEVMRAGPLTREPVANVKCVLVDAKLHEDAIHRGPAQIIPAARQAIQAGMLMADDTLLEPYQKVFVQVPQLLMGGATKELQGRRGVILNMTTEGDLAIIEARVPVAEMFGFAGEIRSATEGRAMWSTEFGGFDVVPTSIQNEIVGQIRERKGLKKELPKASDFLSM
- a CDS encoding 30S ribosomal protein S12, which encodes MAKGKYAANILKQTRKDARWKDTNYGRRVLGLNVKADPLGGAPQGRGIVLEKVGVEAKQPNSAIRKCVRIQLIKNGRQVTAFCPGDGAVNFIDEHDEVTVERIGGRMGGAMGDIPGVRFKVIAVNNVSLNELVIGRMEKPRR